Proteins co-encoded in one Crateriforma spongiae genomic window:
- a CDS encoding orotidine 5'-phosphate decarboxylase / HUMPS family protein: MKPIVQISLDVTDIAEAVKLAELAMRSGVDWLEVGTPLIIAEGMHGVRALRQRFPDTPIVADLKTMDGGWLEAELMAKAGATHVVVMSQAHDETIKCVVKAGKDFGVGVMGDNLASSCMIDGAKRLEQLGCGYVIHHIGFDERNGIAAAGGRMPSPMDQLKDVVDAVSVPVQAVGGLTLEQAIETPKFGAPLVVLGAPLTIDNDRFQAASGDIEGALRKICDHVHGYGDVVIGGSVE, encoded by the coding sequence ATGAAGCCAATCGTTCAGATCTCACTTGACGTCACCGACATCGCGGAAGCCGTGAAGCTTGCCGAACTGGCGATGCGTTCCGGGGTGGACTGGCTGGAGGTCGGTACTCCGTTAATCATCGCCGAAGGGATGCATGGGGTGCGGGCACTTCGTCAACGGTTTCCCGACACCCCCATCGTTGCCGATTTGAAAACGATGGACGGCGGATGGCTGGAAGCCGAACTGATGGCCAAGGCCGGCGCAACGCATGTGGTCGTCATGTCTCAAGCACATGATGAAACGATCAAGTGTGTTGTGAAGGCCGGGAAAGACTTTGGTGTGGGCGTGATGGGCGACAACTTGGCTTCGTCTTGCATGATCGACGGGGCCAAGCGACTTGAACAGCTTGGTTGCGGCTACGTCATCCATCACATCGGGTTTGACGAACGTAACGGAATTGCCGCGGCGGGCGGACGCATGCCCAGTCCAATGGATCAACTGAAAGACGTGGTGGACGCGGTGTCCGTACCGGTTCAGGCGGTCGGCGGACTGACCTTGGAACAGGCGATCGAAACACCCAAGTTCGGTGCCCCATTGGTTGTGCTTGGTGCACCGCTGACGATCGACAACGATCGGTTCCAGGCTGCATCGGGTGACATCGAAGGGGCACTTCGAAAAATCTGTGATCATGTGCACGGGTACGGTGATGTCGTGATCGGAGGGTCGGTCGAATGA